The DNA window AGATGGCTATAAGGAATTTACAGTGCACAAAAAAGATTTTTATTGACCCTTAATCAATGTTTGATTAAATCAATTAAACTAACTTCTCTATTGATCTCTGTTTACAATGTAAATCTACTAGGAATTCTTAGCTGTGAAGGTGAAAGTTAAGCTGACACCGCAAAATTGGACAGTGAACCGGAATTTTCACTCCATGAAACGTATCGCAGAGTTTTGTGGATGACGATTTGATCTACTCAAAAATAAGGATGACAGTTCCTATGATGATCAGGACAGCTCCTATAGCTGTTTTTAAGGTTAAAGATTCGCCGAGAAAAATTACCGATAACACAATGGTTAAAGCAACACTCAATTTATCTACAGGAGCTACCTGTGTTACTTTACCTATTTGTAATGCTTTAAAATAAAATATCCAGGAAAGGCCTGTTGCAACACCGGAAATAACGATATAAATAAGATTATGGCGGGAAAGTGCCGGAATTCCTTTATATTCACTTCGGGCAAATACGATTCCCCATGCAACCAGTAAAATGATGATACTTCTGATAGCGGTAGCAAGGTTTGAGCTCACTCCTGTTATTCCGATTTTAGCGAAAATTGCTGTCAGTGAAGCGAAAAAAGCTGAAAGAATTGCGTATACCCACCACATATTTTTTAAGTTTTAAAAATTATTGATCTGTACCATTATTAGTCGTCCGAATAGTTGATTGGAACCATACTATTAGTTAATTAAAGTTAGGAATAAAAACTATAGATTTTATAAAATTAAAAGGGAATGATATATCTTCATTTGGAAAACAGAGATTCTGTTACAACCTCCCTTAATTGAGATACCTTCTTTGGTTTAATTCTTCTGAACTTTGTAATACCAAAAAATAATATGTTTAACCTTATTAAAAATAATATGCAAACAATATTAGGAGCCAACGGACAGATTGGTGAAGAGCTGGCAAGAGAATTAAAAAGAAATTTTACCTCTGCTATTCGCATTGTCAGCAGAGATGCAAAAAAAGTAAACGATACTGACGAATTGTTCCCGGCAGATTTATCCATCCGTGAAAAAGCCATTGAAGCACTTAAAGATACTGAGATCGCCTATTTTACATTAGGTCTTCCGATAAGTTCTGACCTTTGGGAGAAGCAGTTTCCTTTGATTGTGAAAAATGTGATAGAAGCCTGTAGAATTAACGGAACCAAACTTGTGTTCTTTGATAACACTTATATGTATCCTCAGGATGACAGAATTTTAACCGAAAATACCATTTTTGCTCCGGTTGGGAGAAAGGGAAGAGTAAGAAAACGAATGACAGAAATGGTCTTAAAAGCAATGCAATTGGGAGAGATTGAAGCGGTTATCTGTCGGGCACCCGAATTTTATGGCCCCGGTAAGACGCAAAGCATTACCAATACCTTGATTTTTAATAATATCAGAGACCGTAAAAAACTGAGGGTGCCATTAAGTATTACAAAAAAAAGAAGTTTAATATGGACTCCTGATGCCAGCCGCGCAACAGCACTGATAGGAAATACTCCAGATGCATTTGGGCAAACCTGGCATCTTCCTGTCGATAAAAGTCACCCAACTTATCAGGAATTTATCAGAATAGCATCCGGAATCTATGGAAAGGATCTGAAGTATTCGGTCATTCCTAAATTTGTCTTTAAAATGGGAGCTTTATTTAATGAAAAATTAAAAGAATTATTAGAATTGCTGCCCAGATATGAGCATGACAATATTTTTGATGATTCAAAATTCAGAAGCAGGTTCCCGGAATTTAAGGTGACAACCTATAAGGAGGGAATTAATCAGATTAAAAATGAGCAGCTTCAAGAAAAATAAAATCAGTAAATTAGTGATGAATACATCCGAAAGCCAACCTATGAAAACTCCGGAGAAAGTTTCATCGATTCATGCACTGCACACCTTTCTGGGATTGAAGAAGCCTTCAAATCCGTTGATCAGTGTATTCAGTTTCGATGAGGTGAAACTGGAGCAGGAAACAATTCTCAATACCATAACAACCGACTTTTATGTTGTTACCTTAAAAAAGGATTGTGCGGGAGGAAAGTGCAGATATGGGCAGCAGTATTACGATTTTGATGAAGGGATCATGTATTTTATTGCTCCTCATCAGGTATTGCAATTTGAAGATATTCTTCTGAATGATGTAAAGGGATTTGTTTTGATGGTGCATCCTGATTTTTTATACGGTCATTCTTTGGCAACAAAGATTAAAGAATACGGATACTTTTCTTATTCTTCCAATGAAGCGTTATACCTTTCAGAAAAAGAAGAACGATCCATCATGGATATTATTGGTAATGTAGAGCAGGAAATACATGCCAATATGGATTCCTTTACCCAGGACTTAATAGTGTCTAATCTGGATTTGCTGCTGAAATATTGTGATCGCTTTTATAACCGCCAGTTTTTAACCAGAAAAAAGGTTAATAGTGACCTGCTTTCAAAGCTGGAAGCTCTGTTGGATGATTATTTTAAGAATGATCAACTGATTCTTACCGGTATTCCGACTGTCCAATTTATAGCAGATCAATTGAACCTGAGCGCAAATTACCTCAGTGATATGCTTCGGGTACAAACAGGGCAAACCACGCAACAGCATATCCAGAACCGACTGATCGATAAAGCAAAAGAAATGCTGTCTGCGACGGAAATGTCGGTTTCAGAAATTGCTTATCAATTGGGATTTGAGCATCCACAATCTTTTCACAGGTTATTTAAAAACCGTACTTCTTTGTCTCCATTGGAATTTAGAGCAACATTTAATTGATTTGTTGATTTTCTATTGCTGTAAAAAAGATTTACAAAAGTTACGAGTGCTTTCATTGATCGCAGAAGGATTCGAACCTTTGACCGTCCCGATAATAAATTGGGATGCTCTATCTTACCTTTATTAGCAGTAAATTTTTAGATTTTAAAAAATGTACATAAAACAAAAAACCTCACCATAAAAATATGATGAGGTTTTTAGTGAGCGCGAAAGGATTCGAACCTTTGACCGTCCCGATTATAAATCGGGATGCTCTATCTTACCTTTATTAGCGATAAATTTATAGATTTTAAGAAATACATATAAAACAAAAAACCTCACCATAAAAATGATGAGGTTTTTAGTGAGCGCGAAAGGATTCGAACCTTTGACCGTCCCGATTATAAATCGGGATGCTCTATCTTACCTGTATTAGCAGTAAATTTTTAGATTTTAAGAAATGAATGTAAAACAAAAAACCTCACCATAAAAAATGATGAGGTTTTTAGTGATCGCGAAAGGATTCGAACCTTTGACCGTCCCGATTATAAATCGGGATGCTCTATCTCGCTTGTATTATCAATAAATTTTTAGATTTTAAGAAATGTACATAAAACAAAAAACCTCACTATAAAAATATGATGAGGTTTTTAGTGAGCGCGAAAGGATTCGAACCTTTGACCGTCCCGATTATAGATCGGGATGCTCTATCTCGCTTGTATTATCAATAAGTTTTAGGATTTTAGCTTTACTTTTCCATGATTTCACTTCTCGTTCTCTCTTGTATGCGTCTTTTTTTGAGCTAAATTCTTCTGTATAAATTATAATCCAGTCTTTAACTTTTGCAGTAAATCCTTTGTGATCTGACATATGCTTTCTTAACCTTTCTTGTAGGTCTTCACAAGAATGTCCGATATAATATTTATTTAAGGATTTTGAATAAAGGATATAACAGTAACACATTAGGCTAATGTAAAACAAAAAACCTCACCATAAAAAATGATGAGGTTTTTAGTGAGCGCGAAAGGATTCGAACCTTTGACCGTCTGCTTAGAAGGCAGATGCTCTATCCAGCTGAGCTACGCACCCATTTGTAATTTTGAGAAAATTACTAAAACAGTCGGGGCGGCAGGATTCGAACCTGCGACCTCCTGGTCCCAAACCAGGCGCGATGACCGGACTACGCTACGCCCCGAGGCAGTCATCATAACAATGATATTTTTACAACTGTAAAATACAATGTTTTTGAAACAAAAAAACCCACAAAAACTGTGAGCCTTTTGGTGAGCGCGAAAGGATTCGAACCTTTGACCGTCTGCTTAGAAGGCAGATGCTCTATCCAGCTGAGCTACGCACCCATTTGTAATTTTGAGAAAATTACTAAACAGTCGGGGCGGCAGGATTCGAACCTGCGACCTCCTGGTCCCAAACCAGGCGCGATGACCGGACTACGCTACGCCCCGAGATGGCCATCAATAACGAATTTTACTTCGTTTTTGCGGTTGCAAAGGTACAATACTTTTTGGAATAAAAAAATAAATTATAGGATAATTTTTAATTAATTTTTCGTGACGACTTTTTTATTAACTTTACCCAATTCATAACCATTGACTTATCTTATTTAAGAAAAGAAAAAAAAATTTTTAAGTATTGATCTCCACTTTAAAAAAACTTTATTTCAAAAACAATTTTCACCCTTGTATTGGAGCAGATACTTTTAAAATTAACCCTGTTAACGAAAAACTACTACTATGAATTACTTTGTATATGGACTCGAGCATATTTATAGAGATGA is part of the Chryseobacterium lactis genome and encodes:
- a CDS encoding EamA family transporter; translation: MWWVYAILSAFFASLTAIFAKIGITGVSSNLATAIRSIIILLVAWGIVFARSEYKGIPALSRHNLIYIVISGVATGLSWIFYFKALQIGKVTQVAPVDKLSVALTIVLSVIFLGESLTLKTAIGAVLIIIGTVILIFE
- a CDS encoding NAD-dependent epimerase/dehydratase family protein, translated to MQTILGANGQIGEELARELKRNFTSAIRIVSRDAKKVNDTDELFPADLSIREKAIEALKDTEIAYFTLGLPISSDLWEKQFPLIVKNVIEACRINGTKLVFFDNTYMYPQDDRILTENTIFAPVGRKGRVRKRMTEMVLKAMQLGEIEAVICRAPEFYGPGKTQSITNTLIFNNIRDRKKLRVPLSITKKRSLIWTPDASRATALIGNTPDAFGQTWHLPVDKSHPTYQEFIRIASGIYGKDLKYSVIPKFVFKMGALFNEKLKELLELLPRYEHDNIFDDSKFRSRFPEFKVTTYKEGINQIKNEQLQEK
- a CDS encoding helix-turn-helix domain-containing protein, whose amino-acid sequence is MKTPEKVSSIHALHTFLGLKKPSNPLISVFSFDEVKLEQETILNTITTDFYVVTLKKDCAGGKCRYGQQYYDFDEGIMYFIAPHQVLQFEDILLNDVKGFVLMVHPDFLYGHSLATKIKEYGYFSYSSNEALYLSEKEERSIMDIIGNVEQEIHANMDSFTQDLIVSNLDLLLKYCDRFYNRQFLTRKKVNSDLLSKLEALLDDYFKNDQLILTGIPTVQFIADQLNLSANYLSDMLRVQTGQTTQQHIQNRLIDKAKEMLSATEMSVSEIAYQLGFEHPQSFHRLFKNRTSLSPLEFRATFN
- a CDS encoding GIY-YIG nuclease family protein; this encodes MCYCYILYSKSLNKYYIGHSCEDLQERLRKHMSDHKGFTAKVKDWIIIYTEEFSSKKDAYKREREVKSWKSKAKILKLIDNTSEIEHPDL